From Topomyia yanbarensis strain Yona2022 chromosome 1, ASM3024719v1, whole genome shotgun sequence, one genomic window encodes:
- the LOC131676274 gene encoding uncharacterized protein LOC131676274 — protein MIEVKESQTASFLKGKIIDTLLSFGVTIEQIFSITSDNGANMLAAVWLLKSELEQTLLADLDEDDDDTEQLDLTDELCTEFNERLNLIRCAVHSLQLAILDVVKKSNESVKKVTDVAKKCKLTRYKTHFEFRNAHYPPVWCQTRWGGIFKMLESFKIQKEFFVELSGQFPELDLSCSWEFIEKYVDAFKPVYICTKNMQATHVSLPDFYMGWLLAISEVQKIENNTFVPELVEALTNRLNNLRDSRAFKMALYLDPRFNYLGSKIFTGDEKDQVQEYLVDTWNRISELDPCPSSSRTTEPVTETRNDDFDKFLTDLFGGSAPAESSSDRSTFLQQLKALEVEPRQNHGYDSFQHWLNRSQTHPELYRVAMVVLAVPSNQVSVERAFSAFGLVLSNRRTGLAEDTLANILLVKLNRELFDKVMPNLYNWKEPETF, from the exons ATGATTGAAGTGAAGGAAAGCCAAACTGCTAGTTTTCTGAAAGGAAAAATAATAGATACATTGCTCAGTTTCGGAGTCACAATAGAACAGATCTTCTCTATAACATCCGATAACGGTGCTAACATGTTAGCGGCTGTTTGGTTGTTGAAATCAGAATTGGAGCAGACATTGTTAGCGGATTTGGATGAAGATGATGACGATACAGAACAACTTGACCTTACAGATGAGCTTTGTACCGAATTTAACGAACGATTGAATCTCATTCGATGTGCTGTGCATTCACTTCAATTGGCTATTTTGGACGTGGTAAAAAAAAGTAATGAATCAGTGAAAAAGGTAACTGATGTGGCAAAAAAATGTAAGCTAACCAGGTACAAGACGCACTTTGAATTCCGGAACGCCCACTATCCACCTGTTTGGTGCCAAACTCGGTGGGGTGGGATATTTAAAATGCTCGaaagttttaaaattcaaaaagaatTCTTCGTTGAGCTTTCTGGACAGTTCCCAGAACTTG ATCTTTCATGTAGCTGGGAATTTATAGAGAAATATGTAGATGCATTCAAGCCTGTATACATCTGTACAAAAAATATGCAAGCTACTCATGTTTCACTGCCAGATTTTTACATGGGCTGGTTGTTGGCTATCAGTGAGGTAcagaaaattgaaaacaatacTTTTGTGCCGGAACTGGTAGAAGCGTTGACAAACCGGCTGAATAACCTCCGAGACTCCCGggcattcaaaatggcgttataTTTGGATCCCAGGTTCAACTATTTGGGATCAAAAATATTCACGGGCGATGAGAAGGACCAGGTTCAG GAATATTTGGTTGATACTTGGAACCGAATTTCTGAACTTGATCCATGTCCAAGCTCAAGTCGAACGACTGAACCAGTAACAGAGACTAGAAATGATGACTTCGATAAATTTCTGACCGACTTGTTCGGAGGTTCGGCGCCAGCGGAATCTAGCTCTGATCGGTCCACTTTTTTACAACAGCTAAAAGCTCTGGAAGTGGAACCAAGGCAGAACCACGGCTATGACTCATTTCAGCATTGGCTAAACCGAAGTCAAACACATCCAGAACTTTACAGAGTAGCAATGGTAGTATTGGCTGTTCCGTCGAACCAAGTTTCTGTAGAAAGAGCTTTCAGTGCCTTTGGACTGGTTTTGTCTAACCGGCGAACTGGACTTGCAGAAGACACTCTTGCTAACATACTACTTGTTAAACTGAATAGAGAGTTGTTCGACAAAGTCATGCCAAATTTGTACAACTGGAAAGAACCAGAAACATTCTAA